One Elephas maximus indicus isolate mEleMax1 chromosome X, mEleMax1 primary haplotype, whole genome shotgun sequence DNA segment encodes these proteins:
- the SRPK3 gene encoding SRSF protein kinase 3 isoform X3 codes for MGKGDGQWRERREPAKQASREGGSDGNGRGQVELENVLLCPASERQQPWSVGAGPGGRMAAMATRGARPGGQVAAVCPLSGPEGSPGAPGLGHSRAAGRLFIKAGEISSRSYKCWGRDRAPQEQPPRGAGAVVPAGMSASAGGGGGGGGDSGSSSSSQASCGPESSGSELALAAPVPRMLQGLLGSDDEEQEDPKDYCKGGYYPVKIGDLFNGRYHVVRKLGWGHFSTVWLCWDIQRKRFVALKVVKSAGHYTETAVDEIKLLKCVRDSDPSDPKRETIVQLIDDFRISGVNGVHVCMVLEVLGHQLLKWIIKSNYQGLPVPCVKSIVRQVLDGLDYLHTKCKIIHTDIKPENILLCVGDAYIRRLATEATEWQQSGGPPPSRSTVSTAPPEVLPGKLSKNKRKKLRRKRKQQKRLLEERLRDLQRLEAMEAAAQAEGEEAARVAGCWDTGPQGKWLPTHLPPMCPDTSSRLEGGSGSTSSSGCHPGGAGAGPSPASSSPAPGGARSLSPSSQTSGFSGSLFSAASCSVLSGSSNQRETGGLLSPSTPFGASSLLVNPLEPQNADKIKIKIADLGNACWVHKHFTEDIQTRQYRAVEVLIGAEYGPPADIWSTACMVGRVVRWGAPDWASVVASPSPHSRPLSWPLVTTCSSPTLGKTTVGMRVGEAARGSPQSLQVAGPPQPPLCPQTTLPTLWSSWETSPRCSPSQAAIPGSSSTEEESCGTSTTSSTGACMRCSWRSMSGPWSRPRSSAPSCCP; via the exons ATGGGGAAGGGAGACGGGCAGTGGCGGGAAAGGCGGGAACCGGCCAAACAGGCAAGCAGAGAAGGGGGTTCCGATGGGAATGGGAGGGGCCAAGTGGAATTGGAGAACGTTCTGTTGTGTCCTGCGAGTGAGCGCCAGCAGCCCTGGAGTGTGGGGGCTGGGCCTGGGGGCCGAATGGCTGCCATGGCCACACGTGGGGCTCGGCCTGGGGGCCAGGTCGCTGCTGTGTGTCCACTCAGTGGCCCTGAGGGCAGTCCTGGAGCGCCGGGGCTGGGTCACAG CCGAGCAGCTGGGAGGCTATTTATAAAGGCGGGTGAGATCAGCAGCCGAAGCTATAAATGCTGGGGCCGTGACCGGGCCCCACAGGAGCAGCCGCCCCGGGGCGCCGGAGCTGTGGTCCCGGCAGGGATGAGCGCCAgtgcgggcggcggcggcggcggcggcggggacagtggcagcagcagcag CTCACAGGCCTCCTGTGGGCCCGAGTCCTCGGGCTCTGAGTTGGCCCTGGCCGCGCCGGTGCCTCGGATGCTGCAGGGGCTTCTGGGCTCCGACGACGAGGAGCAGGAAGACCCTAAGGACTACTGCAAGG GCGGCTACTACCCGGTGAAGATTGGTGACTTGTTCAATGGGCGGTACCACGTGGTGCGCAAGCTGGGCTGGGGCCACTTCTCCACTGTCTGGCTCTGCTGGGACATCCA GCGCAAGCGGTTCGTGGCCCTGAAAGTGGTGAAGAGCGCAGGGCATTACACAGAGACAGCTGTGGATGAGATCAAGCTCCTGAAATGT GTGCGGGACAGCGACCCCAGCGACCCCAAAAGAGAGACCATCGTTCAGCTTATTGATGACTTCAGGATCTCGGGGGTTAACGGTGTCC ATGTGTGCATGGTGCTGGAGGTCCTGGGCCACCAGCTCCTCAAGTGGATCATCAAGTCCAACTACCAGGGTCTGCCCGTGCCCTGTGTGAAGAGCATCGTGAGGCAG GTGCTGGATGGCCTGGACTACCTCCACACCAAGTGCAAGATCATCCACACAGACATCAAGCCCGAGAACATCCTGCTGTGTGTGGGGGACGCCTACATCAGGCGCCTGGCCACCGAGGCCACCGAGTGGCAGCAGTCAGGGGGCCCGCCGCCCTCCCGTTCCACAG TCAGCACTGCCCCCCCGGAGGTCTTG CCTGGAAAGCTGTCCAAGAACAAGAGGAAGAAGCTGCGGCGCAAACGAAAGCAGCAGAAGCGGCTGCTGGAGGAGCGGCTGCGGGACCTGCAGAGGCTGGAGGCCATGGAGGCTGCAGCCCAGGCCGAGGGTGAGGAAGCGGCCAGGGTGGCAGGGTGCTGGGACACGGGGCCACAGGGCAAGTGGCTCCCAACCCACCTCCCTCCCATGTGCCCAGACACCAGCTCAAGACTAGAGGGGGGCAGTGGCTCTACCTCTTCTTCCGGCTGCCACCCTGGGGGGGCTGGGGCAGGCCCCTCCCCAGCCTCGTCGTCACCGGCCCCAGGTGGGGCACGCAGCCTCAGCCCCAGCTCGCAGACCTCAGGCTTCTCGGGCTCGCTTTTCTCTGCTGCCTCGTGCTCCGTCCTCTCGGGATCGTCCAATCAGCGGGAGACTGGGGGCCTCCTTTCACCCAGCA CGCCATTCGGTGCCTCAAGCCTCCTGGTGAACCCCTTGGAGCCCCAAAACGCAGACAAAATCAAGATCAAGATTGCAGATCTGGGCAACGCCTGCTGGGTG CACAAGCACTTCACGGAGGACATCCAGACTCGGCAGTACCGGGCCGTGGAGGTTCTGATTGGtgcagagtatggccccccagcTGACATCTGGAGCACAGCCTGCATGGTAGGGCGGGTGGTAAGATGGGGGGCTCCTGACTGGGCCTCTGTGGTGGCCTCACCCTCTCCCCATTCCAGGCCTTTGAGCTGGCCACTGGTGACTACCTGTTCGAGCCCCACTCTGGGGAAGACTACAGTCGGGATGAGGGTAGGTGAGGCGGCCCGGGGCTCACCTCAGAGCCTCCAGGTGGCCGGCCCACCCCAACCTCCTCTGTGCCCACAGACCACATTGCCCACATTGTGGAGCTCCTGGGAGACATCCCCCCGGTGTTCGCCCTCTCAGGCCGCTATTCCCGGGAGTTCTTCAACCGAAGAG GAGAGCTGCGGCACATCCACAACCTCAAGCACTGGGGCCTGTATGAGGTGCTCGTGGAGAAGTATGAGTGGCCCCTGGAGCAGGCCACGCAGTTCAGCGCCTTCCTGCTGCCCATGA
- the SRPK3 gene encoding SRSF protein kinase 3 isoform X11 has translation MGKGDGQWRERREPAKQASREGGSDGNGRGQVELENVLLCPASERQQPWSVGAGPGGRMAAMATRGARPGGQVAAVCPLSGPEGSPGAPGLGHSRAAGRLFIKAGEISSRSYKCWGRDRAPQEQPPRGAGAVVPAGMSASAGGGGGGGGDSGSSSSSQASCGPESSGSELALAAPVPRMLQGLLGSDDEEQEDPKDYCKGGYYPVKIGDLFNGRYHVVRKLGWGHFSTVWLCWDIQRKRFVALKVVKSAGHYTETAVDEIKLLKCVRDSDPSDPKRETIVQLIDDFRISGVNGVHVCMVLEVLGHQLLKWIIKSNYQGLPVPCVKSIVRQVWLSPGAGWPGLPPHQVQDHPHRHQAREHPAVCGGRLHQAPGHRGHRVAAVRGPAALPFHSQHCPPGGLAWKAVQEQEEEAAAQTKAAEAAAGGAAAGPAEAGGHGGCSPGRGHQLKTRGGQWLYLFFRLPPWGGWGRPLPSLVVTGPRWGTQPQPQLADLRLLGLAFLCCLVLRPLGIVQSAGDWGPPFTQHAIRCLKPPGEPLGAPKRRQNQDQDCRSGQRLLGAQALHGGHPDSAVPGRGGSDWCRVWPPS, from the exons ATGGGGAAGGGAGACGGGCAGTGGCGGGAAAGGCGGGAACCGGCCAAACAGGCAAGCAGAGAAGGGGGTTCCGATGGGAATGGGAGGGGCCAAGTGGAATTGGAGAACGTTCTGTTGTGTCCTGCGAGTGAGCGCCAGCAGCCCTGGAGTGTGGGGGCTGGGCCTGGGGGCCGAATGGCTGCCATGGCCACACGTGGGGCTCGGCCTGGGGGCCAGGTCGCTGCTGTGTGTCCACTCAGTGGCCCTGAGGGCAGTCCTGGAGCGCCGGGGCTGGGTCACAG CCGAGCAGCTGGGAGGCTATTTATAAAGGCGGGTGAGATCAGCAGCCGAAGCTATAAATGCTGGGGCCGTGACCGGGCCCCACAGGAGCAGCCGCCCCGGGGCGCCGGAGCTGTGGTCCCGGCAGGGATGAGCGCCAgtgcgggcggcggcggcggcggcggcggggacagtggcagcagcagcag CTCACAGGCCTCCTGTGGGCCCGAGTCCTCGGGCTCTGAGTTGGCCCTGGCCGCGCCGGTGCCTCGGATGCTGCAGGGGCTTCTGGGCTCCGACGACGAGGAGCAGGAAGACCCTAAGGACTACTGCAAGG GCGGCTACTACCCGGTGAAGATTGGTGACTTGTTCAATGGGCGGTACCACGTGGTGCGCAAGCTGGGCTGGGGCCACTTCTCCACTGTCTGGCTCTGCTGGGACATCCA GCGCAAGCGGTTCGTGGCCCTGAAAGTGGTGAAGAGCGCAGGGCATTACACAGAGACAGCTGTGGATGAGATCAAGCTCCTGAAATGT GTGCGGGACAGCGACCCCAGCGACCCCAAAAGAGAGACCATCGTTCAGCTTATTGATGACTTCAGGATCTCGGGGGTTAACGGTGTCC ATGTGTGCATGGTGCTGGAGGTCCTGGGCCACCAGCTCCTCAAGTGGATCATCAAGTCCAACTACCAGGGTCTGCCCGTGCCCTGTGTGAAGAGCATCGTGAGGCAG GTGTGGCTCTCCCCAGGTGCTGGATGGCCTGGACTACCTCCACACCAAGTGCAAGATCATCCACACAGACATCAAGCCCGAGAACATCCTGCTGTGTGTGGGGGACGCCTACATCAGGCGCCTGGCCACCGAGGCCACCGAGTGGCAGCAGTCAGGGGGCCCGCCGCCCTCCCGTTCCACAG TCAGCACTGCCCCCCCGGAGGTCTTG CCTGGAAAGCTGTCCAAGAACAAGAGGAAGAAGCTGCGGCGCAAACGAAAGCAGCAGAAGCGGCTGCTGGAGGAGCGGCTGCGGGACCTGCAGAGGCTGGAGGCCATGGAGGCTGCAGCCCAGGCCGAGG ACACCAGCTCAAGACTAGAGGGGGGCAGTGGCTCTACCTCTTCTTCCGGCTGCCACCCTGGGGGGGCTGGGGCAGGCCCCTCCCCAGCCTCGTCGTCACCGGCCCCAGGTGGGGCACGCAGCCTCAGCCCCAGCTCGCAGACCTCAGGCTTCTCGGGCTCGCTTTTCTCTGCTGCCTCGTGCTCCGTCCTCTCGGGATCGTCCAATCAGCGGGAGACTGGGGGCCTCCTTTCACCCAGCA CGCCATTCGGTGCCTCAAGCCTCCTGGTGAACCCCTTGGAGCCCCAAAACGCAGACAAAATCAAGATCAAGATTGCAGATCTGGGCAACGCCTGCTGGGTG CACAAGCACTTCACGGAGGACATCCAGACTCGGCAGTACCGGGCCGTGGAGGTTCTGATTGGtgcagagtatggccccccagcTGA
- the SRPK3 gene encoding SRSF protein kinase 3 isoform X10, which yields MGKGDGQWRERREPAKQASREGGSDGNGRGQVELENVLLCPASERQQPWSVGAGPGGRMAAMATRGARPGGQVAAVCPLSGPEGSPGAPGLGHSRAAGRLFIKAGEISSRSYKCWGRDRAPQEQPPRGAGAVVPAGMSASAGGGGGGGGDSGSSSSSQASCGPESSGSELALAAPVPRMLQGLLGSDDEEQEDPKDYCKGGYYPVKIGDLFNGRYHVVRKLGWGHFSTVWLCWDIQRKRFVALKVVKSAGHYTETAVDEIKLLKCVRDSDPSDPKRETIVQLIDDFRISGVNGVHVCMVLEVLGHQLLKWIIKSNYQGLPVPCVKSIVRQVWLSPGAGWPGLPPHQVQDHPHRHQAREHPAVCGGRLHQAPGHRGHRVAAVRGPAALPFHSQHCPPGGLAWKAVQEQEEEAAAQTKAAEAAAGGAAAGPAEAGGHGGCSPGRGHQLKTRGGQWLYLFFRLPPWGGWGRPLPSLVVTGPRWGTQPQPQLADLRLLGLAFLCCLVLRPLGIVQSAGDWGPPFTQHAIRCLKPPGEPLGAPKRRQNQDQDCRSGQRLLGGMSRPVAQRGAVSWLGVGPALLSGSPDGRVTRALTLEPAVYTVLLFSCELLHQPGQPALSNRHA from the exons ATGGGGAAGGGAGACGGGCAGTGGCGGGAAAGGCGGGAACCGGCCAAACAGGCAAGCAGAGAAGGGGGTTCCGATGGGAATGGGAGGGGCCAAGTGGAATTGGAGAACGTTCTGTTGTGTCCTGCGAGTGAGCGCCAGCAGCCCTGGAGTGTGGGGGCTGGGCCTGGGGGCCGAATGGCTGCCATGGCCACACGTGGGGCTCGGCCTGGGGGCCAGGTCGCTGCTGTGTGTCCACTCAGTGGCCCTGAGGGCAGTCCTGGAGCGCCGGGGCTGGGTCACAG CCGAGCAGCTGGGAGGCTATTTATAAAGGCGGGTGAGATCAGCAGCCGAAGCTATAAATGCTGGGGCCGTGACCGGGCCCCACAGGAGCAGCCGCCCCGGGGCGCCGGAGCTGTGGTCCCGGCAGGGATGAGCGCCAgtgcgggcggcggcggcggcggcggcggggacagtggcagcagcagcag CTCACAGGCCTCCTGTGGGCCCGAGTCCTCGGGCTCTGAGTTGGCCCTGGCCGCGCCGGTGCCTCGGATGCTGCAGGGGCTTCTGGGCTCCGACGACGAGGAGCAGGAAGACCCTAAGGACTACTGCAAGG GCGGCTACTACCCGGTGAAGATTGGTGACTTGTTCAATGGGCGGTACCACGTGGTGCGCAAGCTGGGCTGGGGCCACTTCTCCACTGTCTGGCTCTGCTGGGACATCCA GCGCAAGCGGTTCGTGGCCCTGAAAGTGGTGAAGAGCGCAGGGCATTACACAGAGACAGCTGTGGATGAGATCAAGCTCCTGAAATGT GTGCGGGACAGCGACCCCAGCGACCCCAAAAGAGAGACCATCGTTCAGCTTATTGATGACTTCAGGATCTCGGGGGTTAACGGTGTCC ATGTGTGCATGGTGCTGGAGGTCCTGGGCCACCAGCTCCTCAAGTGGATCATCAAGTCCAACTACCAGGGTCTGCCCGTGCCCTGTGTGAAGAGCATCGTGAGGCAG GTGTGGCTCTCCCCAGGTGCTGGATGGCCTGGACTACCTCCACACCAAGTGCAAGATCATCCACACAGACATCAAGCCCGAGAACATCCTGCTGTGTGTGGGGGACGCCTACATCAGGCGCCTGGCCACCGAGGCCACCGAGTGGCAGCAGTCAGGGGGCCCGCCGCCCTCCCGTTCCACAG TCAGCACTGCCCCCCCGGAGGTCTTG CCTGGAAAGCTGTCCAAGAACAAGAGGAAGAAGCTGCGGCGCAAACGAAAGCAGCAGAAGCGGCTGCTGGAGGAGCGGCTGCGGGACCTGCAGAGGCTGGAGGCCATGGAGGCTGCAGCCCAGGCCGAGG ACACCAGCTCAAGACTAGAGGGGGGCAGTGGCTCTACCTCTTCTTCCGGCTGCCACCCTGGGGGGGCTGGGGCAGGCCCCTCCCCAGCCTCGTCGTCACCGGCCCCAGGTGGGGCACGCAGCCTCAGCCCCAGCTCGCAGACCTCAGGCTTCTCGGGCTCGCTTTTCTCTGCTGCCTCGTGCTCCGTCCTCTCGGGATCGTCCAATCAGCGGGAGACTGGGGGCCTCCTTTCACCCAGCA CGCCATTCGGTGCCTCAAGCCTCCTGGTGAACCCCTTGGAGCCCCAAAACGCAGACAAAATCAAGATCAAGATTGCAGATCTGGGCAACGCCTGCTGGGTGGTATGAGCAGGCCTGTAGCCCAGCGGGGTGCAGTGTCTTGGCTGGGAGTGGGCCCAGCCCTGCTCTCAGGAAGCCCTGACGGGAGGGTAACCAGGGCCCTGACCTTGGAGCCTGCAGTGTACACCGTTCTTCTGTTTAGTTGTGAGCTCCTTCATCAACCCGGTCAACCAGCACTGAGTAACCGCCATGCTTAA